In the Calditerricola satsumensis genome, GCTGGGCATTCTGCTGGCCCCCGACGAGGACGCACCCTATTACGTCGACGTGGAGGACACCGGTCTTCTTGGCCTGCGCGGCCGCGCGGGGATGCGGGCGGCGCGCCGCTTCCCGGAAGAGGCGCGGGCGAAAGCGGCCGGTGGCCCAAGGGAATCCTCCGAAACCGCGTCGCCATGACCGCGGCGCGCCACCGGTTCCCGGTTCCGGGGGCCGCCACCGGTGGCGTAGAATGAGGATGGACCAAAGGGGAGGAGGCGATGACGGATGTGGAAGAACCTTCTGGCCCGCTTGGGCGTGGGCGGTGCGACCGTTGATTTGCAGCTCGATCGGGATGCCTATCGCGTCGGGGAAGAGGTGACGGGGAAGATCGTCATTTCCGGCGGGACGGTGGCCCAGCCGGTCAACGACTTGACCGTCAGCCTGGTGATGCAAGTCCGGCTGCACGACCGCCATGTCACGCAAACGGTTCACCGCATTCCGGTGCTGCACGGCGTGACGGTGCCGCCGAAGCCGCACCGGGAGGAAGTGCCCTTCACCTTTGTGCTGCCCGCCAATTTGGCCATCAGTTCCCCTTCGGTGCGTTACGGGTTCCGCACCCAGTTGGATGTGGACTTCGCGGTGGACCCCAAGGATTTCGATTCGATTGCCGTGCTCCCCGATAGGCCGACGGAGCGCTTGTTCCGCGCCATCGAACAGCTGGGCTTCCGGCGCAAGGCCGAATGGGGCAAGCTGACGCCCTACGGCCAGGAATTTGAATATTTCTCGGCCAATCCCCAGCTCCCGATAAAGGAATGGGAGTTTCTCCTGCGCAAGACGCCCGACACGTTCTACCTACTGTCGGAAGTGGAGTGGGTGCGCGGCGGCTGGCTGGCGCGGGAAATGGAGCGGAAGCTGGAGATTGCCGTGCCGGTTCGCCTCCTCGAGGACGGGCAGGAGGAGGCACTGGTGGCGCATCTAAAGGAGACGCTGGAGCGGGTGCTGGCCGATCCGCACCATGCGCCGCAGTTCACCCTGCCCGCTTGGCATCCTGGCCATGGGCATGGGGGGCACGCGCACGGGCACAGCCACGGCACCGGAATGGGCCAATTCGCCGCGGGGATGGTGGGCGGCTTTTTGCTCGCCGAACTGCTGGACGAATTGGGCGATGCCGTGGATGCCGCGGAAGACCTGCTCGACGGCGATGCCTTTGACGGCGACGATGGCGATTGGCTGTAACCTCCTCGGTTCTGGCGCCGTACAGGCGCTTTCTTTTTTTTTCCACGCGGGGGACAAGGTGGAGCGACATTCGGCCGCCGGGGTGTGAACGGAGATGGAAAGGAAACCCTAAACACGGGACCCTTTGGTGAGGAGGGAGTCGCCGTGGCCCGTGTGGTCATTTTGGGGGCGGGCATTGCTGGCATGAACGCGGCCATCGCGCTGCGCCGCTTGTTGGGGGATCGGCACGAGGTGTGGGTGGTGGCGCAGATGAACCGCTTTGTCTGGCGCCCGTCGTTGCCGTGGGTCGCCTTCGGGCTGCGCCGTCCGGAACAAATCATGGTGCCCGTGCGCCCGGCGCTCCAGCGGCGGGGCATTCGGTTTGTCGAGGCCCGGGTGTTGCGGGTTGACCCGCACCGGCGGCACGTGATCACCGAAGCGGGGGCGATGGCCTACGACGTGTTGCTGATCGCCCTGGGAGCGCAGCACGATTGGGATGCCGTGCCGGGCGCCGATCGCTTCGGCCACGTGATCTGCCGGGTGGACGGCGCGCGGCGCATCTGGGAGGCGGTGCAGCGGCTCGAACGGGGAACGGCCGTTTTCGGTGTGACGGGGATCGGCGGTTGCCCGGCGCCGGTTTACGAGGCGGCGCTCCTCTTGGACAATTTCCTGCGCCGCCGCGGGGTGCGGCCGCGCGTGGACATTTGCGTGGTCACCGCCGAGCCGGCGCCGCTCCACGTCGTCGGTCCGGCCCCGTCGCGCCTCATGGCCGCCGAGCTCCGCAAGCGCAACATCCGCTGTCACCCGAATGCCGCGATCGTCGGGGTGGAACCCCATCGGGTCTTGCTGGCCGATGGAACCGCTTTGCCGTCCGCGTTCACGTTGGTCATGCCCCCGTACCGGGGCAGCGCGGCGATGCAGGAGAGTTCCGAGCTTGCGGATGCGCGCGGGTTTGTGCGGTGCGACACCGCGTTGCGCCATCCGCACTACCCCGAGATCTTTGCCGCCGGCGACGGGGCGGCCCTGGACGCGGCCAAGACCGGGCACCACGCCTGGTTGCAGGCCAAGGTGGCCGCGCGCAACATCGCGGCCTTCCTGTCCGGAAAGGAGGCGACGGCCACGTTCCGGCCGCAATTTGCGTGCAACCTTTCCCTCGGGATGGCAAAGGGCTTGATCGGCTTTTGGCAGCCGGCCCCGCCGGCGTTGGGGAACGTTCAGGTGCAGCTCACCTACGCCGGCCGTCCGGCCCACTGGATGAAGGTGCTGCTTGAGCGCTACGCCCTGTGGAAAATCCGATAGCGGCGCGTTGTGGTATAATGTCAAAGATACAAGCCACACGGTGCGGAAAGGAGGGAGCGCAGTGGAGCGGCCGTTCCAACTCGTGTCCGAGTTCAAGCCGATGGGCGACCAGCCGGAGGCGATCCGCCAGCTCGTCGAAGGCATCCGGCGCGGGGAAAAGCACCAGGTGCTGCTGGGGGCCACGGGAACGGGGAAGACCTTCACCATGGCCAACGTCATCGCCCAGGTGCAGAAGCCGACGCTGGTCATCGCCCACAACAAGACCCTCGCCGCCCAGCTGTGCAGCGAGTTCAAGGAGTTCTTTCCGCACAACGCCGTGGAGTATTTCGTGAGCTACTACGACTACTACCAGCCGGAAGCGTACGTCCCGCAGACGGACACGTACATCGAGAAGGACGCCTCCATCAACGACGAGATCGACAAGCTGCGCCACTCGGCCACCAGCGCCCTCTTTGAGCGGCGCGACGTGATCATCGTGGCCAGCGTGTCGTGCATCTACGGCTTGGGCGATCCTCGGGAGTACCGCGACCTCGTCGTCAGCCTGCGCGTGGGCATGGAGAAGAGCCGCGACGAGGTGCTGCGCCGGCTGGTGGACATCCAGTACCAGCGCAACGACCTCAACTTTACCCGCGGCACCTTCCGCGTGCGCGGCGACGTGGTGGAGATCTTCCCCGCCTCGCGGACGGAGCAGGCCGTGCGGGTGGAGTTTTTCGGCGACGAGATCGAGCGCATCACCGAGATCGACGTCCTCACCGGCGAGGTGCTCGCCGAGCGGGAGCACGTGGCCATCTTCCCGGCGTCGCACTACGTGACGAGCCAGGCCACGCTGCAGCGGGCCCTCGTCAGCATCGAGCAGGAGCTGGAGGAGCGGCTGGCCGAGCTGCGCGCCCAGGGGAAGCTGTTGGAGGCGCAGCGCCTCGAGCAGCGCACCCGCTACGACCTGGAGATGCTGCGCGAGATGGGCTACTGCCCGGGCATCGAGAACTATTCCCGCCACCTGACAGGCCGCGCCCCGAGCGAGCCGCCGTATACCCTGCTCGACTATTTCCCCGATGATTACCTGATCATCATCGACGAGTCCCATGTGACCATTCCCCAGCTGCGGGCGATGTACAATGGCGACCGCTCGCGCAAGGAGACGCTGATCGAGTACGGGTTCCGCCTGCCGTCGGCGGCCGACAACCGCCCGCTCAAGTTTGAGGAGTTTGAGCAAAAGGTCAACCAGATCATCTACGTGTCGGCCACGCCGGGGCCCTACGAGCTGGAGAAGGCGCCGTATGTGGTGGAACAGGTGATCCGCCCGACGGGGCTGGTCGACCCGACGATCGACGTGCGGCCGACGAAGGGGCAGATCGACGACCTGATCGGAGAGATCCGCCAGCGTGTGGCGCGCAATGAGCGGGTGCTCATCACCACCCTGACGAAGAAGATGGCCGAGGACCTGACCGACTACCTGCGCGAGGTGGGCATCAAGGTCAAGTACATGCATTCGGAGATCAAGACCATCGAGCGGATGCAGCTCATCCGCGACCTGCGCCTCGGCGTCTTCGACGTGCTGGTGGGGATCAACCTCCTGCGCGAGGGGCTGGACATCCCCGAGGTGTCCCTCGTCGTCATCCTCGACGCCGACAAGGAGGGCTTCCTCCGCTCGGAGACGGCCCTCATCCAGACCATCGGCCGGGCGGCGCGCAACGCCAACGGCCACGTCATCCTGTACGCCGACCGCATCACCGAGGCGATGCGGCGGGCCATCGCCGAGACGGAGCGGCGCCGCAAGAAGCAGATCGCCTACAACGAGGCCCACGGCATCACGCCGCAGACGGTGCGGAAGGCCGTGCGCGACATCATCCAGGCCACCCACGCGGCGGAGCCGGCGGCCGACTACCTGCCGGAAAAAGAGTACGCCCGCATGACGAAGCGGGAGAAACAGGCGCTCATCCAGCGCCTGGAAAAGGAGATGAAGGAGGCGGCGCGCCGGCTCGAGTTCGAGCGGGCCGCCGAGCTCCGCGACCTCTTGTTCGAGCTGAAGGCCGATCTGGCCGCGGAAACGAGGCGAGAGAAGCGATGAGCCAAGAGTACATCGTCGTGAAGGGCGCGCGCGTGCACAACCTGAAGAACATCGACGTCACCATTC is a window encoding:
- a CDS encoding sporulation protein, yielding MWKNLLARLGVGGATVDLQLDRDAYRVGEEVTGKIVISGGTVAQPVNDLTVSLVMQVRLHDRHVTQTVHRIPVLHGVTVPPKPHREEVPFTFVLPANLAISSPSVRYGFRTQLDVDFAVDPKDFDSIAVLPDRPTERLFRAIEQLGFRRKAEWGKLTPYGQEFEYFSANPQLPIKEWEFLLRKTPDTFYLLSEVEWVRGGWLAREMERKLEIAVPVRLLEDGQEEALVAHLKETLERVLADPHHAPQFTLPAWHPGHGHGGHAHGHSHGTGMGQFAAGMVGGFLLAELLDELGDAVDAAEDLLDGDAFDGDDGDWL
- a CDS encoding NAD(P)/FAD-dependent oxidoreductase — protein: MARVVILGAGIAGMNAAIALRRLLGDRHEVWVVAQMNRFVWRPSLPWVAFGLRRPEQIMVPVRPALQRRGIRFVEARVLRVDPHRRHVITEAGAMAYDVLLIALGAQHDWDAVPGADRFGHVICRVDGARRIWEAVQRLERGTAVFGVTGIGGCPAPVYEAALLLDNFLRRRGVRPRVDICVVTAEPAPLHVVGPAPSRLMAAELRKRNIRCHPNAAIVGVEPHRVLLADGTALPSAFTLVMPPYRGSAAMQESSELADARGFVRCDTALRHPHYPEIFAAGDGAALDAAKTGHHAWLQAKVAARNIAAFLSGKEATATFRPQFACNLSLGMAKGLIGFWQPAPPALGNVQVQLTYAGRPAHWMKVLLERYALWKIR
- the uvrB gene encoding excinuclease ABC subunit UvrB, which translates into the protein MERPFQLVSEFKPMGDQPEAIRQLVEGIRRGEKHQVLLGATGTGKTFTMANVIAQVQKPTLVIAHNKTLAAQLCSEFKEFFPHNAVEYFVSYYDYYQPEAYVPQTDTYIEKDASINDEIDKLRHSATSALFERRDVIIVASVSCIYGLGDPREYRDLVVSLRVGMEKSRDEVLRRLVDIQYQRNDLNFTRGTFRVRGDVVEIFPASRTEQAVRVEFFGDEIERITEIDVLTGEVLAEREHVAIFPASHYVTSQATLQRALVSIEQELEERLAELRAQGKLLEAQRLEQRTRYDLEMLREMGYCPGIENYSRHLTGRAPSEPPYTLLDYFPDDYLIIIDESHVTIPQLRAMYNGDRSRKETLIEYGFRLPSAADNRPLKFEEFEQKVNQIIYVSATPGPYELEKAPYVVEQVIRPTGLVDPTIDVRPTKGQIDDLIGEIRQRVARNERVLITTLTKKMAEDLTDYLREVGIKVKYMHSEIKTIERMQLIRDLRLGVFDVLVGINLLREGLDIPEVSLVVILDADKEGFLRSETALIQTIGRAARNANGHVILYADRITEAMRRAIAETERRRKKQIAYNEAHGITPQTVRKAVRDIIQATHAAEPAADYLPEKEYARMTKREKQALIQRLEKEMKEAARRLEFERAAELRDLLFELKADLAAETRREKR